Below is a genomic region from Methanococcus vannielii SB.
ACCTGAAGAGGTAGAAGAGATATTTTTAGAATATAAATTGAAGCGTTATGGTGAAGACCGAGAAATGATAAAAGACCTGATATTTGACCTTGAAAAAGGCTTTTTTGACTTAAACCGAGAAGTTGTCAAGGAATACGTTGAAATTTTATATGGGGTATATAATAGTCCGTGTAAGGAGTCTGTAGACCGTTATAAAATGGTTTTAGAAGATATTGGTTTTAAAAAAGTTGAAAAATACATTAATGAGTTATTTAACGGAGGATACATCTCAAAAATCGGGGACGGATATACAATAACAGATAAAGGTTTAGAAATGTTAAAACACAGGAAATAAATATTTATTTTTATTCTTTTTAATTATTTATTTTTTCATTTTAGAATCCTAAGGGAGTTTAAAACTGAAATAATGGTAATTCCCACATCTGCAAATACTGCTTCCCACATTGTTACCCTACCAAATATTGAAAGAGTTATGAATGCTATTTTAACTCCAAAAATCATGAAAATATTTTGCCAGACGATATTTTTTGTTCTTTTTGATAGTTTAATTGACTGGGCTACTTTTAAAGGATTATCATCCATAATCACAACGTCTGAAGATTCAATTGCAGCATCGCTTCCAAGAGTTCCCATTGATATCCCTACATCTGCCCTTTTAATTGCTGGA
It encodes:
- a CDS encoding winged helix-turn-helix domain-containing protein, translating into MTKTTASELSKFELNLLSAFDGVNLSPEEVEEIFLEYKLKRYGEDREMIKDLIFDLEKGFFDLNREVVKEYVEILYGVYNSPCKESVDRYKMVLEDIGFKKVEKYINELFNGGYISKIGDGYTITDKGLEMLKHRK